GCGTGATCTTCATCGACGAGCTCGACTCCATCGCACCCCGACGGGACGAGGTCGTCGGCGAGGTCGAGCGACGGGTCGTCGCCCAGCTTCTCACGCTCATGGACGGGCTCTCCGGCCGAGGGAACGTCATCGTCATCGGGGCGACCAATCGGGAAGAGGCGATCGATCCGGCGCTGCGGCGCCCGGGGCGGTTCGACCGCGAGATCGAGATCGGGGTCCCGACCCAGGCCGGGCGCCTCGAGATCCTCCAGATCCACACCCGCGGCATGCCCATCGAGGGGACCGAACGCGAGCGCGAACGGACCCTGCGGGAGCTCGCCGCCCTCTCCCACGGGTTCGTCGGAGCCGATCTCTCCGCGCTCGCCCGCGAGGCGGCGATGCGGGCGCTCCGCCGGTACCTGCCCGAGATCGACTTCGACCAGCCGATCCCCATCTCCCTCCTGGAGCGCATGAAGGTCACCGACAAGGACTTCCGAGAGGCGCTCAAGCAGATCGAGCCGTCGAGCCTGCGCGACGTCACGATCGAGATCCCCTCCACGCGCTGGGAGGAGGTCGGAGGGCTCGCGAGCGTCCGCCGGATCCTCGAGGAATCGGTCGAGTTGCCGTTCAAGAACCCCCAGGTCTTCGAGCAGATGGGGATCGAACCGTCTCGCGGGATCTTGTTCTACGGGCCTCCCGGGGTCGGGAAGACCCTGCTCGCCAAGGCCGCGGCCACCGAGAGCCAGGCGAACTTCATCTCGGTGAAGGGACCCGAAGTGATGAGCAAATGGGTCGGGGAGAGCGAGAAGGCGATCCGGATGATCTTCAAGAAGGCCCGTCAGGCCTCCCCCTCGATCGTCTTCATCGACGAGATCGATGCGATCGCGCCGAAGCGCGGGCTCCAGAGCTCGAGCGGCGTCACCGAGCGGATCGTCAACCAGCTCCTCACCTCGATCGACGGGCTCGAGTCGTTGGAGCGGGTGCTCGTGCTGGCGGCCACCAACCGACCGGACATCATCGATGAAGCGCTCCTGCGCACGGGGCGCTTCGACCACTTGCTCTACGTGGGACCCCCCGACTCGGTCGGACGGCTCGAGATCCTCAAGGTGCACACCCGGAAGATGCCGCTCGCTCACGACGTCGATCTCGAGCAACTCGCCGCGCGCACGGACGGGTTCGTGGGGAGCGACCTCGCTGCCCTCTGCCGCGAGGCGGGACTCGGGGCGATCCGCGAGAACGTGAAGGCCACGAAGGTGGGGATGGCTCAGTTTGATGCGGCCCTGCGACACTTGCACCCGTCGTGCGATGCCGAGAGCCTGCGGTTCTACGAGGAGTTCTCGCGCCACCTCCTCCGCGAGCGGGCGACGCGGCGCAAGGAAGAGCCCGTCCAGGCGATCTACCGATAGAGAACGCCTCGGCCGGCGGCGGACCGCACCGTTTGTTAGGCAAGCTATATGTATAGCGACTAGGTTCGCCGCCGAGTCCTCCGATAGGGGGACGATAGAAACGGGAGTCGTGAAGTCGTTGCATCGAGCCGTGCCGCAGGTCGCCTTGGTGGGATTGGTCTTGGTCGTCCTCTTGGCCGCAATTGTGCCGGTCGGGGCCGCCCCGGCTACGACGACAACCACGTACACGCTGTACGGGTACGTCACGCAGCCGACGGGCGCGCCTAACCCGGTTCCGGGCGGGGTCACGGTCAGCCTCGTCTCCCAGGCCACGAACCAGACCTACACGACCACCACGATCGGGTCGAGCGGTCAGTTCACGTTCTCGAGCGCCACCAACGCCCCGGGGCTCGCTCCGGGCTGGTGGGGCGCCTGGGTCGCGCCGCAGGCGAAGCTCAGCCTCTCGGGCTGCAACCCATGTGCGGCCATCCCTCAGAACCCGAGCCCCGCGTTCCACTACTTCTCAGCGGCGAACCTCAGTTCAACCGGACCCGGCGCGCCCGTGGCGATCACGGGGGTCTCGATTCTTCCGTACTCGTCGACCCTTAACGGGACCGTCACGTACGCCGGCCGAACGGTCGTCTCGACCGTGGAGATCCTGGACCCCGCCTACAACGCATTCGTCCTGAGCTCGAACACCACGAGCTCGAACGGGTCGTACAGCCTGCGCGCTCCCGAAGGGACCTGGGTCGCGGAGACGATCGTTCCGGGCCCGACCACGCACTACAACTTCACACAGGTCGTGATCAACGCGGCCCACGAGTTCCGCAACATCTCGGCCAACAACTACCTCATCTCGGGCTTCGAGAACATCGCCGGAACGAGTCCCGCCGTCCACGTGCCCAACGGAGGGAACGTCACCATCTACGACCCGAATAACGGGTACATCTACTCCGGCAGGACCTCGCCCGGTGGGTTCTACTCGTTCGGCACGTACCCCCTCAACTTCGCGAGCGGGCCGCAGCCGTTCGACGTCTTCCTGTCGTCGGTCGGCTACTCCACCGCGTACTACGCCCAGACGGTGTCCGCGAACTCGCCGGTCTACCAGAACGTGGCCGTGACGGCGATCACGCCGCCGGCCGTCTACAACACCGTGCTGAACTTCTCGGGCTTGACGCTCGGCACGACCGGGAACGGAACCCTTTCCGTCAACACCACGGCGCAGCTCAGCTCGAACGCCGTCCTCCCGTACTTCGCGAACGCCTCGGTCGGCGACCTGTGGTCGCAGCTCGGGCTCGACTACAACTCCTCGGTCTACTTCCCGGCCTCGTCGCTGGGGGCGGCCGCGTCCGCGATCCAGTTGGCCGGTCCGTTCTTCCCGGCGGTCCAGGCAGCGACCACGGTCAATGGCACCGCCTTCACCGAGCCGGCCACGAACACGTTCACCTACGCGTCCACCTGCACGGCCGGTTCCTGCGGTCCGACGAGCACCGCCACACTGACCCTGAACTACGCCCAGAGCTACGCGCTGAGCTCTACGCTCCGGGCGAACAACAGCAAGTACACGCTCCAGTTCGACTACCGCTACCCCACGCGCGCGCAGGCGTTCGTCTACAACGTCGTCCTTCCCCAGGGATACTCGCTCGTGGCGGGGACGACCGCCCCGACGAACACCCTGCTCAGCGCGACGGGAAGTGGAAGCACGTGGACGTCCTTCTCGCTCACCCCGCTGTCGAGCGGGTCGGGAAGCGGCACGGCGACCCTCTCGATCGTCAAGTACGGAGGGGTCACGGCCGCCGTGAACGCGTCCGCCGCGAGCTTCACGTTCTCGCAGGCGAACGTCCTCAACCAGAGCAAGGGCAACTACACCGTCGTGGTCGGAGAGGGCCAGGGCGTTACGTTCAGCGCGTCGAACTCGATCTATCCCGCGGGGACCAACGGCTCACAGTTCGTATGGCACTTCGGGGATGGGAGCTCGCCCGTCTCGACCAACAGCCCGACGACGAGCCACACCTACACTGCCCCGACCACCTCGACTCCGCTCACTGGCAGCCTGACCGTGACGAACTCCGGTGGCCTCACGAACACCGTCGCCTTCCACGTCTGGGTCGTCCCGGCCGGCCTCACGAAGGCGAATATCTCCTACAACGCGACGGGCACCCAGGTCCGTCAGACCTCGCCCGGCGGCACCACGTACCTCTACCTCAACTGGTCGACGGCGATCCAGTTCAACGCATCGGGCAGCTCCGGCAACTTCACGGCGCCCCACGTCCCGAGCGTGCTGTCAGTCGCCTCGTTCGTGGTCACCGCGAACGACTACAAGACGGTCGCGAACTTCTCGGTCGGCCAGGGCGCGCGATTCCTCTCGAACTGGTCGCTCGCTTTCCTCGGAAACGGCCTCTACCTCACGAACGGGCTCGTCGGTACCTTCTCCGTGCCGTTCCTAGGCTGGCAGTACAACATGACCCTCACCGTCTGGGATGGTGCGGGCCACTCCGCGAGCACGAAGCTCGTCATCCTGGTCGTGGACACGCAGAAGCCCGTGCCGGCCTTCGCGATCCAGAACTCCAGTGGCCAGACGGTCCCGGGCAGCGGTGTCATCGAGGGGGCGAACGGAACCGCCCAGGTCCGGTTCAATGCCGCGAACTCCACCGACCCGAACAATGGCTCGATCGTGCGGTACTCCTGGCACATCAACAACACCGGGAACAAATCAATCCAGGTCTGGTACAACCAGACCGCGAACGCCCCCGGCTACGCGTACCCCGGTGCATGGACGTACTGGCTGACCCCGCAGTCCAAACCGTACACGATCAACCTGACCACGACCGACCGCAACTCCAACGTCGCATGGACGACTCAGGCGCTCACGGTCTCCCCGAACTCCACGACGCGGCCGATCATGGCGGCGACCAACCTGAACGCACCCGGCACGATGAACGCCGGTACGTCGTACACGATCTGGGTTAACGTCACGGTCGGAGGCGGCTCCAAGGCCGTGGCGACCAACGTACAGGTGGCGTTCTACCTCATGGCCCCGAGCGGGACCGGCTCGCAGAACTTCATCGTCAACGCGGGCTCGACTGCGGTGGCCTTCTACAACTACACCAACGGGGTCGTCAACCCGACCCCCTGGGCCTTCGGAACGATCTCGAGCCTGCCGCATAACGCCACTGTCCGTGCGCAGATCTCCTGGACGCCCGGCCCCACGGGGAACTGGATCCTCTACGCGAACGCGACCGCCTCGAACGAGTTCCCGGCCAACTACGTCAACGGCCCGAACATCGCGTCGACGCCAATCACGATCAACCAGAACCCGACCAACCTCTACATCGAGTACGGGATCATCGCGGCGGTCGCGGTGGTCATCATCGTGCTCCTGGTGTTCCTGTTCCGCCGCCGCGCCCACCGTGCGAACCCCAAGATGGGGAAGCCCGGCCTCGAGCGCGGCTCGAAGAAGGACAACAAGCAGGCGTAGAGCGGTCCGTCGGTTCTACGGACCCCGCGCCGGGGTGTTCGTAGACCGGGCCGCACGCGATCGGGCGGCGTGCTCGGCGAGTCGTGGGATCGACCAGACCGCGATGCGGACCCGATGATAGGTATCCACCACCCCGGTCCGATCGGTCGGAAAGCGCGCCCGGGCTCGCTGTACGGCCCTTCGGTGGGGTCCCTCCGGGACGTTCCACTGATTCGACCACTGCCGGTGCTCGAGGATCTGGAGGATCCCCTCCGTGCTGGTAGTGTCGGTGTACTCGATGGGCTCAAGCCATCGGTCCGGCGGCAACTCTTCGGCCAAACGCCGCTCGTGGATGCCGGGATGCGCGGTGGAGATCCCCTCCTCGGCGAGGGACCGGTAGTACTCCGAGGCCGGCCCGTCGCGCCGTTCGGGGTCCTCGAGCACCGACAGGTACTCGGTGCGGGTCACCCGAGAGATCTCGTGGAGGACGTGGGCCCAATCGACCAGGAGATGCGTGAGGTGCACCGTGATCGCGGCGTCGAACGCACCCTCGCGGAAGGGCAGGTGCGCCCCGTCCGCAACGAGACCGGCGGTGAGGCCCTTATCGACGGCGCGGCGCAGCATCGGACGCGAGACGTCCACCCCGACCACCGAGATCCCCCGCTGCACGAGAGGAG
The Thermoplasmata archaeon DNA segment above includes these coding regions:
- a CDS encoding PKD domain-containing protein encodes the protein MKSLHRAVPQVALVGLVLVVLLAAIVPVGAAPATTTTTYTLYGYVTQPTGAPNPVPGGVTVSLVSQATNQTYTTTTIGSSGQFTFSSATNAPGLAPGWWGAWVAPQAKLSLSGCNPCAAIPQNPSPAFHYFSAANLSSTGPGAPVAITGVSILPYSSTLNGTVTYAGRTVVSTVEILDPAYNAFVLSSNTTSSNGSYSLRAPEGTWVAETIVPGPTTHYNFTQVVINAAHEFRNISANNYLISGFENIAGTSPAVHVPNGGNVTIYDPNNGYIYSGRTSPGGFYSFGTYPLNFASGPQPFDVFLSSVGYSTAYYAQTVSANSPVYQNVAVTAITPPAVYNTVLNFSGLTLGTTGNGTLSVNTTAQLSSNAVLPYFANASVGDLWSQLGLDYNSSVYFPASSLGAAASAIQLAGPFFPAVQAATTVNGTAFTEPATNTFTYASTCTAGSCGPTSTATLTLNYAQSYALSSTLRANNSKYTLQFDYRYPTRAQAFVYNVVLPQGYSLVAGTTAPTNTLLSATGSGSTWTSFSLTPLSSGSGSGTATLSIVKYGGVTAAVNASAASFTFSQANVLNQSKGNYTVVVGEGQGVTFSASNSIYPAGTNGSQFVWHFGDGSSPVSTNSPTTSHTYTAPTTSTPLTGSLTVTNSGGLTNTVAFHVWVVPAGLTKANISYNATGTQVRQTSPGGTTYLYLNWSTAIQFNASGSSGNFTAPHVPSVLSVASFVVTANDYKTVANFSVGQGARFLSNWSLAFLGNGLYLTNGLVGTFSVPFLGWQYNMTLTVWDGAGHSASTKLVILVVDTQKPVPAFAIQNSSGQTVPGSGVIEGANGTAQVRFNAANSTDPNNGSIVRYSWHINNTGNKSIQVWYNQTANAPGYAYPGAWTYWLTPQSKPYTINLTTTDRNSNVAWTTQALTVSPNSTTRPIMAATNLNAPGTMNAGTSYTIWVNVTVGGGSKAVATNVQVAFYLMAPSGTGSQNFIVNAGSTAVAFYNYTNGVVNPTPWAFGTISSLPHNATVRAQISWTPGPTGNWILYANATASNEFPANYVNGPNIASTPITINQNPTNLYIEYGIIAAVAVVIIVLLVFLFRRRAHRANPKMGKPGLERGSKKDNKQA
- a CDS encoding CDC48 family AAA ATPase; protein product: MGENAHLRVAEVSQQDVGLGAARLDNQTRQRLKVGIGDIVEIRGRKTTPAVVSRAPADDEGKALVRVEAVVRRNAGVSIGDRVQVTRIDCPLADAITIAPIYAGSSRMDLGPGLDAFVQKALARRPFVRGDVFVIPGVFLMGGSLPFMVVSTQPKGIVQVAPSTLITIKEETVSETEVSAPRISYEDIGGLKEKLGRVREVIELPLKHPELFDRLAITPPKGVLLYGPPGTGKTLIAKAVANEAGAHFIGIQGPEIISKYYGESEKELREKFEEAEKNAPSVIFIDELDSIAPRRDEVVGEVERRVVAQLLTLMDGLSGRGNVIVIGATNREEAIDPALRRPGRFDREIEIGVPTQAGRLEILQIHTRGMPIEGTERERERTLRELAALSHGFVGADLSALAREAAMRALRRYLPEIDFDQPIPISLLERMKVTDKDFREALKQIEPSSLRDVTIEIPSTRWEEVGGLASVRRILEESVELPFKNPQVFEQMGIEPSRGILFYGPPGVGKTLLAKAAATESQANFISVKGPEVMSKWVGESEKAIRMIFKKARQASPSIVFIDEIDAIAPKRGLQSSSGVTERIVNQLLTSIDGLESLERVLVLAATNRPDIIDEALLRTGRFDHLLYVGPPDSVGRLEILKVHTRKMPLAHDVDLEQLAARTDGFVGSDLAALCREAGLGAIRENVKATKVGMAQFDAALRHLHPSCDAESLRFYEEFSRHLLRERATRRKEEPVQAIYR
- a CDS encoding class I SAM-dependent methyltransferase, producing MSDELGARLAAELDGRSLLEVGVGTARISAPLVQRGISVVGVDVSRPMLRRAVDKGLTAGLVADGAHLPFREGAFDAAITVHLTHLLVDWAHVLHEISRVTRTEYLSVLEDPERRDGPASEYYRSLAEEGISTAHPGIHERRLAEELPPDRWLEPIEYTDTTSTEGILQILEHRQWSNQWNVPEGPHRRAVQRARARFPTDRTGVVDTYHRVRIAVWSIPRLAEHAARSRAARSTNTPARGP